The Mucilaginibacter mallensis genome has a segment encoding these proteins:
- the leuC gene encoding 3-isopropylmalate dehydratase large subunit, with the protein MGQTLFDKIWDAHVVSSNEGFPDILYIDTHFIHEVTSPQAFDGLRARGLPVFRPKQTVATADHNVPTWNQHLPIKEELSRYQVDMLTKNCAEFGIELYGLGHPFQGIVHVIGPELGITRPGGTYVCGDSHTSTHGAFGAIAFGIGTSQVEQVMATQCLLQQRPKRMKIEVNGQLQKGVGAKDIILYIISKTSAAGGTGYAVEYAGDTIRSLSMEGRMTICNMSIEMGARCGLIAPDETTINYVKGREFAPKGEEWDKAVAYWQTLYSDEDADFDAILSFNAEDIEPMITYGTNPGMGIGVTQHVPETLSFEEKEQGSYKKALAYMGLHDDEQLLGKPIDYVFIGSCTNSRIEDLRQVAEFVKGKHKADNVTVWVVPGSKQVQEQAIREGLDKIFDAAGFPLREPGCSACLGMNEDKIPAGKYCVSTSNRNFEGRQGPNSRTFLASPLTAAASAITGKVTDIREFLKSEPELSELMN; encoded by the coding sequence ATGGGACAAACACTTTTTGACAAGATTTGGGATGCACACGTCGTCAGTAGCAACGAGGGTTTTCCCGACATTTTATACATCGACACGCACTTTATACATGAAGTAACCAGTCCGCAGGCATTTGATGGCTTGCGCGCACGGGGGTTACCGGTCTTCAGGCCAAAACAAACGGTTGCCACAGCCGACCACAACGTTCCTACATGGAACCAGCACCTACCCATCAAAGAAGAACTTTCCCGTTACCAGGTTGACATGCTCACAAAAAATTGTGCAGAATTTGGTATTGAATTATATGGCTTAGGCCACCCCTTCCAGGGCATTGTACACGTAATAGGCCCTGAACTGGGCATTACCCGCCCTGGAGGTACTTATGTTTGCGGCGATAGCCACACCTCAACCCATGGCGCTTTTGGTGCCATAGCGTTTGGTATAGGCACATCGCAGGTGGAGCAGGTAATGGCAACACAGTGCCTGTTACAACAACGCCCAAAACGCATGAAGATTGAAGTTAACGGCCAATTGCAAAAAGGCGTTGGCGCTAAGGATATCATCCTATATATCATTTCAAAAACATCTGCCGCTGGCGGTACAGGTTATGCTGTTGAATATGCAGGCGATACGATCCGCTCGTTAAGTATGGAAGGTCGCATGACCATCTGTAACATGAGCATTGAAATGGGTGCCCGTTGCGGCCTTATCGCACCCGACGAAACCACTATTAACTATGTAAAAGGCCGCGAATTTGCCCCTAAAGGCGAAGAGTGGGATAAGGCAGTTGCTTACTGGCAAACGCTGTACTCTGATGAAGATGCAGATTTTGATGCCATATTAAGCTTTAACGCCGAAGATATTGAACCAATGATCACCTACGGAACTAACCCGGGCATGGGCATTGGCGTTACACAGCACGTGCCGGAGACCTTATCTTTTGAGGAGAAGGAACAAGGATCATACAAAAAAGCATTGGCTTACATGGGCCTGCATGATGATGAGCAGTTGCTGGGCAAACCTATTGATTATGTATTTATCGGCAGCTGCACCAACTCACGCATTGAGGATTTGCGCCAGGTAGCTGAGTTTGTAAAAGGAAAGCACAAGGCCGATAATGTTACGGTTTGGGTGGTTCCTGGATCAAAACAGGTACAGGAACAAGCCATCCGCGAAGGTTTGGACAAGATATTTGATGCAGCCGGTTTCCCGCTGAGAGAGCCAGGATGCAGCGCCTGCTTAGGTATGAATGAGGATAAGATCCCGGCAGGTAAATACTGCGTATCAACCTCAAACAGGAACTTTGAAGGCCGCCAGGGACCAAACTCACGTACATTTTTAGCCAGCCCGCTAACCGCCGCAGCAAGCGCGATTACGGGTAAGGTTACGGATATAAGAGAGTTTTTAAAGTCTGAACCAGAATTAAGCGAATTAATGAATTGA
- a CDS encoding GxxExxY protein, whose protein sequence is MEANKNAASQFNDCTSKIIGSAMRVHSALGNGFQEVIYQRALEIEMSLEGLGFVREMEMPIFYREEHIGTRRVDFFVEGEIMVELKAIIELEDVHLAQAINYLEAYNIKTGLLINFGSKSLQFKRLLNKKYKLNVN, encoded by the coding sequence ATGGAAGCCAATAAAAATGCAGCATCACAATTTAACGATTGCACCAGCAAAATTATTGGTAGTGCAATGCGAGTGCACTCTGCATTAGGAAATGGCTTTCAGGAAGTGATCTATCAAAGAGCGTTAGAAATTGAAATGAGCTTAGAAGGACTCGGATTTGTAAGAGAAATGGAAATGCCTATCTTTTATAGAGAAGAACACATAGGAACAAGACGGGTAGATTTTTTTGTTGAAGGCGAAATAATGGTTGAGTTAAAAGCGATTATTGAATTAGAAGATGTTCATTTGGCCCAGGCAATTAATTATCTCGAAGCTTATAACATTAAAACAGGCTTGCTTATAAATTTCGGAAGTAAAAGTTTACAATTTAAGCGCTTATTAAATAAAAAATATAAACTCAACGTGAATTAA
- the ilvC gene encoding ketol-acid reductoisomerase codes for MAKLNFGGSEENVVTREEFPLSKAQDVLKDEVVAVIGYGVQGPGQALNQKDNGINVIVGQRKGTKTWDKAVADGFVPGETLFEIEEALERGTVICYLLSDAAQIALWPTVKKHLTPGKALYFSHGFGITFNEQTGIIPPADVDVFLVAPKGSGTSLRRMFLQGRGLNSSYAIFQDATGKAFDRVIALGIAVGSGYLFETNFKKEVYSDLTGERGTLMGCIQGIFAAQYDVLRANGHSPSEAFNETVEELTQSLMPLVAENGMDWMYANCSTTAQRGALDWWKKFRDATKPVFEDLYKSVATGVESQRSIDSNSQPDYREKLDAELKELRDSEIWQAGKTVRSLRPENQVVEA; via the coding sequence ATGGCAAAATTAAATTTCGGCGGTAGTGAAGAAAATGTAGTAACCCGCGAGGAGTTCCCTTTATCAAAAGCTCAGGACGTATTAAAAGATGAAGTTGTAGCTGTTATCGGTTACGGCGTTCAGGGTCCGGGCCAGGCATTAAATCAAAAAGACAATGGTATCAACGTTATCGTTGGTCAGCGCAAAGGCACCAAAACTTGGGATAAAGCTGTTGCAGATGGCTTTGTACCGGGCGAAACCCTTTTTGAAATTGAAGAAGCCCTTGAAAGAGGAACTGTTATTTGCTATTTATTAAGCGATGCAGCACAGATTGCTTTATGGCCAACTGTTAAAAAACACTTAACTCCGGGCAAAGCATTATATTTTTCACATGGTTTCGGTATTACTTTCAACGAGCAAACCGGTATCATCCCTCCTGCTGATGTTGACGTATTTTTAGTTGCTCCAAAAGGATCTGGTACTTCATTACGCCGCATGTTCCTGCAAGGCCGTGGCTTAAATTCAAGCTACGCTATCTTCCAGGATGCTACAGGTAAAGCATTTGACAGGGTTATCGCTTTAGGTATCGCAGTTGGTAGCGGTTACTTATTCGAAACTAACTTCAAAAAAGAAGTTTATAGCGATTTAACCGGCGAGCGTGGTACACTAATGGGTTGTATCCAGGGTATCTTCGCTGCTCAGTACGATGTATTGCGCGCAAACGGTCACTCACCATCTGAAGCCTTCAACGAAACTGTTGAAGAGTTAACCCAATCATTAATGCCACTTGTTGCTGAAAATGGTATGGACTGGATGTATGCAAATTGCTCAACTACTGCACAACGTGGTGCTTTAGATTGGTGGAAAAAATTCCGCGATGCTACTAAACCAGTATTTGAAGATCTGTACAAAAGTGTTGCAACAGGTGTTGAATCACAACGCTCAATCGACTCAAACAGCCAGCCTGATTACCGCGAAAAACTGGATGCAGAATTAAAAGAACTGCGTGACAGCGAAATATGGCAAGCAGGTAAAACTGTACGCAGCCTACGCCCTGAAAACCAGGTTGTAGAAGCGTAA